A DNA window from candidate division KSB1 bacterium contains the following coding sequences:
- a CDS encoding SDR family oxidoreductase — MTLSGKSIIITGASSGLGRALALELARYDTNLVLFARNQEKLLETQNLCAQFNSPCIIFSGDVTKPEDCKKLTDLTLDRFGALDILIANAGIGMRAKFEEIEDISILNKMMTTNYLGAVNCTQHALSHLKKSKGLIVVISSIQGKQGVPLHTGYAASKHALHGFFDSLRIELQDTGVDILIALPSWIRNPGWRQNSLAMDGQPRGESSKKQSKSAVSLEECSQAIIKAILKRKREVVIPAKLKFLPLLNLINPKIVEFFIKRKFQS, encoded by the coding sequence ATGACGCTCTCCGGAAAATCCATCATCATAACCGGAGCTTCATCCGGCCTCGGGAGAGCGCTTGCCCTGGAACTCGCCAGGTACGATACCAACCTCGTCCTCTTTGCCCGCAATCAAGAAAAATTATTAGAGACCCAAAACCTCTGCGCGCAATTCAACTCCCCTTGCATCATTTTCTCCGGTGACGTCACAAAGCCCGAGGATTGCAAAAAATTAACAGACCTAACCCTCGACCGTTTTGGTGCTCTCGATATTTTGATAGCAAATGCTGGAATAGGCATGCGGGCAAAATTTGAAGAAATTGAAGATATATCCATTTTAAATAAAATGATGACAACCAATTATCTGGGCGCTGTCAACTGCACTCAGCATGCATTGTCTCATCTTAAAAAAAGCAAAGGTTTGATTGTAGTGATCTCATCTATTCAAGGGAAGCAGGGCGTGCCCCTTCATACTGGCTATGCGGCTTCAAAACATGCACTGCACGGTTTTTTTGATTCGCTGAGAATCGAACTTCAAGACACCGGAGTCGACATTCTGATTGCCCTGCCAAGCTGGATCAGGAATCCGGGTTGGCGCCAAAACAGTCTGGCAATGGACGGTCAGCCGAGAGGCGAATCCAGCAAAAAACAGAGCAAAAGCGCAGTTTCTCTTGAAGAATGTTCTCAGGCAATTATCAAAGCAATTCTAAAAAGAAAACGAGAGGTCGTGATTCCTGCGAAACTTAAGTTCCTGCCTTTGCTGAATTTAATCAATCCAAAAATCGTAGAATTTTTTATTAAAAGGAAGTTCCAGAGCTGA
- a CDS encoding FAD-binding oxidoreductase, producing the protein MSTKVEQMKWWGWGGENIEFDMASKPDLWPYIKNVLGIEQEIYTPPVKFEDIEMPEQRLNNKFLTTIKPLLNEEQVKTDKIERLIHAYGKSFRDLWRIRRGIIEAAADCVIYPQSEDDVCSIIKAASECDVIIIPFGGGSNIAGCLEARGRNGRMVVSLDMKRMNQVIEVDHESCTARIQAGVMGPDMENQLSSFGVTLGHFPDSFEYSSLGGWVATRSAGMQSDKYGKIEDMVISLRMVTPSGTIVTRTVPKSSNGIDVNHICIGSEGILGVITEATMQVHHIPECREFYGYLFPDFESGAEAIHECVEKECQPVITRFNDSEKTALSFAYKSKSSGFKSFLAKGVKAYLNKKFDLDKACLMLTAFEGDKKTFNYIKKRVNAIYKKQGAFNLGTDPGKSFEKGKYDFPYLRDYVMDRNIIADVSETSTVWSNVLPLYYATYDALDKAIRNTGSKTFLGCHISHSYQTGTSLYFTFGALQEPGKGLQQYLYIKKAAEDAFMKNGATLSHHHAVGYEHMPWLEDDISTTGVKAVKALKLGLDPKGVMNPGKIIPTETPFQNWGLKEQDVAEFDRNGSSANGENGRTERLDAETQKAESNQH; encoded by the coding sequence GTGTCAACTAAAGTTGAACAAATGAAATGGTGGGGTTGGGGCGGCGAAAATATTGAATTCGACATGGCAAGTAAACCTGACTTATGGCCCTACATCAAAAACGTTCTTGGAATCGAGCAGGAGATATATACACCTCCGGTTAAATTCGAGGATATTGAAATGCCCGAGCAGAGACTTAATAATAAGTTTCTGACTACGATAAAACCGCTTTTGAATGAAGAGCAGGTTAAGACAGACAAAATAGAGAGGCTGATTCATGCTTATGGCAAGAGTTTCCGTGATTTGTGGCGCATCCGGCGAGGCATCATCGAAGCGGCTGCCGATTGCGTCATTTATCCGCAATCGGAAGATGACGTTTGCTCAATTATCAAAGCGGCCTCCGAATGTGATGTCATCATCATTCCTTTCGGTGGCGGCTCGAATATCGCCGGCTGTCTAGAAGCCCGAGGCCGCAACGGCCGCATGGTCGTCTCTCTCGATATGAAAAGAATGAACCAGGTTATTGAGGTAGACCATGAATCTTGCACAGCACGAATCCAGGCGGGGGTCATGGGACCGGATATGGAAAATCAGCTCAGCTCTTTCGGTGTGACACTCGGTCATTTTCCGGATTCCTTTGAATATTCATCCCTCGGTGGTTGGGTCGCAACCCGGTCTGCAGGCATGCAAAGCGACAAATACGGCAAAATCGAAGACATGGTTATTTCTTTGCGCATGGTCACGCCTAGTGGCACCATCGTCACCAGAACCGTTCCGAAATCATCAAACGGCATAGACGTCAATCATATCTGTATTGGCAGCGAAGGCATTTTGGGTGTGATTACAGAAGCGACCATGCAAGTCCATCACATCCCCGAGTGCAGAGAATTCTACGGCTATCTTTTCCCGGATTTCGAGAGCGGCGCAGAGGCGATTCACGAATGCGTTGAAAAAGAGTGTCAGCCGGTCATCACAAGGTTTAATGATTCCGAAAAGACAGCGCTTTCGTTTGCCTACAAAAGCAAATCGTCCGGATTTAAATCATTTTTGGCAAAAGGGGTCAAAGCATACCTCAATAAGAAATTCGACCTTGATAAAGCCTGTTTGATGTTAACCGCATTTGAAGGGGATAAGAAAACCTTCAATTACATTAAAAAACGAGTTAACGCCATTTACAAAAAACAGGGCGCTTTTAATTTAGGCACCGACCCGGGAAAATCTTTTGAAAAAGGGAAATACGATTTCCCTTACCTGCGAGATTATGTGATGGACCGTAACATCATTGCCGATGTCAGTGAAACCTCGACGGTGTGGAGCAACGTTCTGCCGCTCTACTACGCAACTTATGATGCGCTTGACAAAGCCATTCGCAACACCGGCAGCAAGACTTTTCTCGGCTGCCACATTAGTCACAGTTACCAGACCGGAACCAGTTTGTATTTTACCTTCGGCGCCCTGCAAGAACCGGGCAAGGGTTTGCAACAATACCTTTACATAAAAAAAGCCGCTGAAGATGCTTTTATGAAAAATGGCGCGACTCTCTCTCACCATCACGCGGTGGGTTACGAGCACATGCCTTGGTTGGAAGATGATATTTCCACGACCGGCGTCAAAGCGGTGAAAGCGCTCAAGCTCGGTTTAGATCCGAAAGGAGTCATGAACCCGGGCAAAATCATCCCAACTGAAACGCCCTTTCAAAATTGGGGGCTCAAAGAGCAGGACGTTGCGGAATTTGACAGAAATGGCAGTTCTGCAAACGGTGAAAATGGTAGGACTGAACGACTGGATGCCGAAACCCAAAAAGCGGAGTCAAATCAACATTAA